From Halobacterium sp. R2-5, the proteins below share one genomic window:
- a CDS encoding recombinase RecJ has translation MEDWVIEDEDMPLERKSLLPGKGFFVPDSIHEERKDREIREEAEGAEVLVVADPDADGMACAAIVREVYGDAALVPAGPHELEDGLRRAAEFGADGATVFVCDLCPDEFRYVEDELAYLVEHAGEVRWFDHHQWTDEVAEAVREAGVDLVIGDSEEECTADVAVRSIDEDLPRYLKELAAVTRDHDLWLKEDPRSDDLADYSYWVDTDEYMETIQEHGADLPEDVMEFLEERRVEKHDLIDRAVDRASIREVNGWTVGVTYGRCSQNEVAEALREQGADAAVVVKPSGSASIRGTEGFERAHEVARQVNGGGHPKAAGCKPDIYEDMLDYANHWTSQGATAKQVILDAFRNLEPEDESDDADEE, from the coding sequence ATGGAAGACTGGGTCATCGAGGACGAGGACATGCCGCTGGAGCGGAAGTCCCTCCTCCCCGGGAAGGGCTTTTTCGTCCCGGACAGCATCCACGAGGAGCGCAAGGACCGAGAGATTCGCGAGGAGGCCGAGGGCGCCGAGGTCCTCGTCGTCGCGGACCCGGACGCCGACGGGATGGCGTGCGCGGCCATCGTCCGCGAGGTGTACGGCGACGCGGCGCTCGTGCCCGCCGGCCCGCACGAGCTGGAGGACGGCCTGCGGCGCGCGGCAGAGTTCGGCGCGGACGGCGCGACGGTGTTCGTCTGCGACCTCTGCCCGGACGAGTTCCGGTACGTCGAGGACGAGCTCGCGTACCTCGTCGAGCACGCCGGCGAGGTGCGCTGGTTCGACCACCACCAGTGGACCGACGAGGTGGCCGAGGCCGTCCGCGAGGCGGGCGTCGACCTCGTTATCGGTGACTCCGAGGAGGAGTGCACGGCCGACGTGGCGGTGCGCTCCATCGACGAGGACCTGCCGCGGTACCTCAAAGAGCTCGCGGCGGTCACCCGCGACCACGACCTCTGGCTGAAGGAGGACCCGCGCAGCGACGACCTCGCTGACTACTCCTACTGGGTGGACACCGACGAGTACATGGAGACGATTCAGGAGCACGGCGCCGACCTCCCCGAGGACGTCATGGAGTTCCTCGAAGAGCGCCGCGTCGAGAAACACGACCTCATCGACCGCGCGGTCGACCGCGCGTCGATCCGCGAGGTCAACGGCTGGACCGTCGGCGTGACGTACGGCCGCTGCTCGCAGAACGAGGTCGCGGAGGCGCTGCGCGAGCAGGGCGCGGACGCCGCGGTCGTCGTGAAGCCGTCCGGGAGCGCGAGCATCCGCGGCACCGAGGGCTTCGAGCGCGCCCACGAGGTCGCCCGCCAGGTCAACGGCGGCGGCCACCCGAAGGCGGCGGGCTGCAAGCCCGACATCTACGAGGACATGCTGGACTACGCGAACCACTGGACGTCCCAGGGCGCGACCGCCAAGCAGGTCATCCTCGACGCCTTCCGGAACCTCGAACCGGAAGACGAGAGCGACGACGCCGACGAGGAATGA
- a CDS encoding universal stress protein, whose amino-acid sequence MIETVVIATDGSESVSRAVEVALDLAARFDAAVHALYVLEESDVESAPDEVREEMHDALEERGEEAVERIASSADADVTTAVREGRPAAEISQYARDVDADVVATGTRGRHGENRFLIGSVAERVVRTCPVPVLTVRQLADEE is encoded by the coding sequence ATGATAGAGACGGTGGTCATCGCGACCGACGGCTCCGAGAGCGTGAGCCGCGCCGTGGAGGTCGCTCTCGACCTCGCGGCGCGCTTCGACGCGGCCGTCCACGCGCTGTACGTCCTGGAGGAGAGCGACGTCGAGAGCGCGCCCGACGAGGTCCGCGAGGAGATGCACGACGCCCTAGAGGAGCGCGGCGAGGAGGCAGTCGAGCGCATCGCGAGCAGCGCCGACGCGGACGTGACGACGGCGGTCCGGGAGGGACGACCGGCCGCGGAGATCAGCCAGTACGCCCGCGACGTGGACGCTGACGTCGTGGCGACGGGGACGCGAGGCCGCCACGGCGAGAACCGCTTCCTCATCGGCAGCGTCGCCGAGCGCGTCGTGCGCACGTGCCCGGTGCCGGTGCTGACGGTGCGCCAGCTCGCCGACGAGGAGTAG
- a CDS encoding universal stress protein → MTLEVDTVLVPVDGTDASVTAAEYAFAVADRYDADAHALYVLGETVSRGIHAGEVDEPELADETRTFLADLADSAPESVHVDTSIAYGFSTTRKLQHPGSVILDCAEDVDADFLTIPREGLRDGTGDVLEKAAEYVLLYASQPVLSV, encoded by the coding sequence ATGACCCTCGAAGTGGACACCGTGCTCGTGCCCGTGGACGGGACCGACGCCTCGGTCACGGCCGCCGAGTACGCGTTCGCGGTCGCCGACCGCTACGACGCCGACGCGCACGCGCTGTACGTCCTCGGCGAGACGGTCAGCCGCGGCATCCACGCCGGCGAAGTCGACGAACCCGAGCTCGCCGACGAGACCCGGACGTTCCTCGCGGACCTCGCGGACAGCGCGCCCGAGAGCGTCCACGTCGACACCTCGATCGCGTACGGGTTCTCCACGACGCGGAAGCTCCAGCACCCCGGCAGCGTCATCCTCGACTGCGCCGAGGACGTCGACGCCGACTTCCTCACCATCCCCCGCGAGGGCCTGCGGGACGGCACCGGCGACGTCCTCGAGAAGGCCGCCGAGTACGTCCTCCTGTACGCCAGCCAGCCGGTCCTTTCGGTCTAA
- a CDS encoding GNAT family N-acetyltransferase, with the protein MVDERVYPEEVAAEFPRPPRAFEDADGRTIEVRAWTGEHGPGDDAFEAVVEMYTEFDPADRAQGVPPVGEERVRDWLATLFEQDGHDVLAWHGDEVAGHATLVPDDDSTYELAIFVHQDYQGAGIGTKLIEALLGHGQEEGAEYVWLTVERWNRPAVALYEKVGFETAAAESFEMEMAIRLN; encoded by the coding sequence ATGGTCGACGAACGCGTCTACCCGGAGGAGGTCGCCGCGGAGTTCCCGCGGCCGCCGCGGGCGTTCGAGGACGCCGACGGCCGCACCATCGAGGTGCGGGCGTGGACCGGCGAGCACGGCCCGGGCGACGACGCCTTCGAGGCGGTCGTGGAGATGTACACGGAGTTCGACCCGGCGGACCGCGCGCAGGGCGTGCCGCCCGTCGGCGAGGAACGCGTCCGGGACTGGCTCGCGACGCTCTTCGAGCAGGACGGCCACGACGTGCTGGCGTGGCACGGCGACGAGGTCGCGGGCCACGCGACGCTGGTGCCGGACGACGACTCGACGTACGAGCTCGCCATCTTCGTCCACCAGGACTACCAGGGCGCGGGCATCGGCACGAAGCTCATCGAGGCGCTGCTCGGGCACGGGCAGGAGGAGGGCGCGGAGTACGTCTGGCTGACCGTCGAGCGGTGGAACCGGCCGGCGGTCGCGCTCTACGAGAAGGTCGGCTTCGAGACGGCGGCCGCGGAGAGCTTCGAGATGGAGATGGCGATACGGCTGAACTAG